A region of Gemmatimonadaceae bacterium DNA encodes the following proteins:
- a CDS encoding TonB-dependent receptor, with protein sequence MAALLAFPLATFTAQPLVAQSTGTISGKVVDADNGQPVAAAQVTIAGTPLGKSTGDDGRYSLANLPSGTQTIVVRRIGYQLQQRTVTLPANGSLTVDFTLVKSSVSLAGVVVTATGEERKKEVGNAVTTVSSADFERAGAGNTAQILAGRSTGVTVLQNGGTPGAGATIRLRGVNSITQGNRPIIYVDGIRIFNGNSPTGVSSRQSVSPLSDIPAADIDRIEVVKGPAATTLYGTEASGGVIQIFTKRGRDGAAQWNLDVNSGFNRMGDFGPKSDPTGMFLKQCRGPNVVDANGVAFEDPTCPKSGSWLQDGYIGRYNLGVRGSSGGVTYSLSGNLENEEGVLRVGSNKTGGLRANLGFTPSKTLTLSANTSWQRRSTAMVSDGNSADGFLLNVSRGPGSNFKGSGCSNTTVVCVINDTMFSKANTIQGDHFIFGGTASWTPLSQLTNRLSVGIDYNNNDQRTINPFGYPRTPTGQYFQTLWNRQLITVDLASTWKQAIGTNFSSSTSIGGQLFDSRLNSTDLQGDNFAGPGLPTLLSASLRQITDVNQQRVINAGFFAQQMMGWRDRLFVTAGARVDGNSAFGKSFGLQTYPKVSVSYVLSDEAFWPLKFVETLKLRGAIGESGKAPGAFDATRTWNPIAAEGGLSAFTPGQLGNPNLGPERTRESEIGFDAGLFNGRLGIVLTAFTARTNDAIINVQYPPSQGFSTNQPENVGVIANAGTEIQLTTNFQPAKWARVDARLQYSNLSGKAVDLGGRVITIQALSRSNVQEGLPLPAYVGRKVMNPDAFEAPVVQENQFIGSTFPTKLINPALTVTLFDNLTVEAVGEWQLGGHLLNAIGFTNAGLNIWQPCYTAQKALRAAAAGDQSLLATVKAEDRAKCAINAAERDLALWVENSDFFKLRNLSVSYDVPRKYVPHGRPMTVQVAGRNLFRSTKYQGSDPEVADQATSTFSRRDYYNFPPYRTFLLSVRTSF encoded by the coding sequence GTGGCCGCGCTTCTCGCGTTCCCGCTGGCGACGTTTACGGCCCAGCCGCTCGTCGCCCAGTCCACCGGCACCATCAGCGGCAAGGTCGTGGATGCCGACAATGGCCAGCCGGTGGCGGCCGCTCAGGTTACGATCGCCGGTACCCCGCTCGGCAAGAGCACCGGCGATGACGGGCGGTACTCCCTCGCCAATCTCCCGAGCGGCACGCAGACGATCGTCGTGCGTCGCATCGGCTATCAGCTGCAGCAGCGCACCGTCACCCTGCCGGCGAACGGCTCGCTCACCGTCGACTTCACGCTCGTGAAGAGCAGCGTGTCCCTCGCCGGTGTCGTGGTCACGGCCACGGGTGAAGAGCGCAAGAAGGAAGTCGGCAACGCCGTCACCACGGTGAGCAGCGCGGATTTCGAGCGCGCCGGTGCCGGCAACACGGCGCAGATCCTGGCCGGTCGGTCCACGGGTGTCACGGTGCTGCAGAACGGTGGCACGCCGGGTGCCGGCGCGACGATCCGACTGCGCGGCGTGAACTCGATCACGCAGGGCAACCGTCCGATCATCTACGTCGACGGCATCCGCATCTTCAACGGCAACTCGCCGACCGGTGTGTCGTCGCGTCAGAGCGTGTCGCCGCTGAGCGACATCCCAGCGGCCGACATCGATCGCATCGAAGTGGTGAAGGGCCCCGCCGCAACGACGCTGTACGGAACGGAAGCGTCGGGTGGTGTGATCCAGATCTTCACCAAGCGCGGCCGTGATGGCGCGGCGCAGTGGAATCTCGATGTGAACTCCGGCTTCAACCGCATGGGCGATTTCGGCCCCAAGTCGGATCCGACCGGCATGTTCCTCAAGCAGTGCCGCGGCCCGAACGTGGTGGACGCGAACGGCGTGGCATTCGAAGACCCGACCTGCCCCAAGAGCGGGTCGTGGCTGCAGGACGGCTACATCGGCCGCTACAATCTCGGCGTGCGCGGCTCGAGCGGCGGCGTGACCTACAGCCTCTCCGGCAACCTCGAGAATGAAGAAGGCGTGCTGCGCGTCGGCAGCAACAAGACCGGTGGCCTGCGCGCCAACCTCGGCTTCACGCCGAGCAAGACGCTCACCCTCTCGGCCAACACGAGCTGGCAGCGCCGCAGCACCGCGATGGTGAGCGACGGTAACAGCGCCGACGGCTTCCTCCTCAACGTGTCGCGCGGCCCGGGCTCGAACTTCAAGGGGAGCGGCTGCTCCAACACCACGGTCGTGTGCGTCATCAACGACACGATGTTCTCGAAGGCCAACACCATCCAGGGTGATCACTTCATCTTCGGTGGGACGGCCAGCTGGACGCCGCTGTCGCAGCTGACGAACCGCCTGTCGGTGGGTATCGACTACAACAACAACGATCAGCGCACGATCAATCCGTTCGGCTATCCGCGCACCCCGACGGGCCAGTACTTCCAGACGCTCTGGAACCGCCAGCTCATCACGGTGGACCTGGCGAGCACCTGGAAGCAGGCGATCGGCACGAACTTCAGCTCGAGCACGTCGATCGGCGGTCAGCTCTTCGACAGCCGCCTGAACAGCACCGATCTGCAGGGCGACAACTTCGCGGGCCCAGGGCTCCCGACGCTGCTCTCGGCTTCGCTGCGTCAGATCACCGACGTGAACCAGCAGCGCGTGATCAACGCCGGTTTCTTCGCCCAGCAGATGATGGGCTGGCGCGACCGGCTCTTCGTCACCGCCGGCGCGCGCGTCGACGGCAACAGCGCCTTCGGCAAGAGCTTCGGCCTGCAGACGTACCCGAAGGTGAGCGTGTCGTACGTGCTCTCCGACGAGGCGTTCTGGCCGCTCAAGTTCGTCGAAACGCTCAAGCTGCGTGGTGCCATCGGCGAATCCGGCAAGGCGCCGGGCGCGTTCGACGCCACGCGGACCTGGAACCCGATCGCCGCCGAAGGCGGCCTGTCGGCCTTCACGCCGGGCCAGCTCGGCAACCCGAACCTCGGTCCCGAGCGCACGCGCGAAAGCGAAATCGGCTTCGACGCCGGGCTCTTCAACGGCCGCCTCGGCATCGTGCTCACCGCGTTCACCGCGCGCACGAACGACGCGATCATCAACGTGCAGTATCCGCCGTCGCAGGGGTTCTCGACGAACCAGCCGGAGAACGTGGGCGTGATTGCCAACGCCGGTACGGAAATCCAGCTGACGACGAACTTCCAGCCGGCCAAGTGGGCGCGCGTGGATGCCCGCCTGCAGTACTCGAATCTGTCGGGCAAGGCGGTCGACCTCGGCGGCCGCGTCATCACCATTCAGGCGCTGTCGCGCAGCAACGTGCAGGAAGGACTGCCGCTGCCGGCCTACGTGGGCCGCAAGGTGATGAACCCGGATGCCTTTGAAGCGCCGGTGGTGCAGGAAAACCAGTTCATCGGGTCGACGTTCCCGACGAAGCTGATCAACCCCGCGCTCACCGTCACGCTCTTCGACAACCTCACCGTCGAAGCGGTGGGTGAGTGGCAGCTCGGTGGCCACCTGCTCAATGCCATCGGCTTCACCAACGCCGGTCTCAACATCTGGCAGCCGTGCTACACGGCGCAGAAGGCGCTCCGCGCCGCCGCGGCCGGCGATCAGTCGCTGCTCGCCACGGTCAAGGCGGAAGATCGCGCGAAGTGCGCAATCAACGCCGCCGAGCGTGACCTCGCGCTCTGGGTCGAGAACTCGGACTTCTTCAAGCTCCGCAATCTCTCGGTCAGCTACGACGTGCCGCGCAAGTACGTGCCGCATGGCCGTCCGATGACCGTGCAGGTCGCCGGTCGTAACCTGTTCCGCAGCACGAAGTATCAGGGCTCGGATCCGGAAGTGGCCGACCAGGCCACCAGCACCTTCTCGCGTCGCGATTACTACAACTTCCCGCCCTATCGCACGTTCCTCCTCAGCGTGAGGACGAGCTTCTGA
- a CDS encoding RagB/SusD family nutrient uptake outer membrane protein: MSMPLTTSKRAAALVGLAATALLAGCDFTVTNPGPLQDNQLNSAAAVPALVNGMGGDLSNAIGNYLTRGSLAGLELVHSGNFQAERQFFIGVVRAEDVNADWARMHTARWVAENGLVRMKTVLGTAFETNTNTPRAYLYAGFANRFLGENVCETTIDGGPKLPNTEHFVRAESLFTRALAIATAQNNTALVNAALAGRAQVLADQGKWTQAVADAALVPATFRHNAIFSTNTSRENLDLATQTINRREVTVWNTVWVADRDARVPYDTVRTGTALTRGQDGTTIFFRQRKYNTLGDPVALARGTEMLLIRAEAALRANDVAGAMTLINQERAVSSLPALTATTVDAAYQILMRERGAVLWLEGRRLFDLRRWLAEGKNNALQGRSTCIPISQEEVGSNPNLR; encoded by the coding sequence ATGTCCATGCCTTTGACCACCTCGAAGCGCGCCGCGGCCCTCGTGGGTCTCGCCGCCACCGCGCTCCTCGCCGGGTGTGACTTCACCGTCACCAATCCCGGCCCCCTGCAGGACAATCAGCTCAACTCGGCCGCCGCCGTCCCCGCGCTCGTGAATGGCATGGGTGGCGATCTGTCGAACGCGATCGGCAACTATCTCACGCGTGGCTCGCTCGCGGGCCTCGAACTGGTGCACTCGGGCAACTTCCAGGCCGAACGCCAGTTCTTCATCGGCGTCGTGCGCGCCGAAGACGTGAACGCCGACTGGGCGCGTATGCACACCGCGCGCTGGGTCGCCGAGAACGGCCTGGTCCGCATGAAGACCGTGCTCGGGACGGCGTTCGAAACGAACACCAACACGCCGCGCGCGTACCTCTACGCGGGCTTCGCGAACCGCTTCCTCGGCGAAAACGTCTGCGAAACGACGATCGACGGCGGCCCGAAGCTTCCGAACACGGAGCACTTCGTCCGTGCCGAGAGCCTCTTCACCCGCGCGCTCGCCATCGCCACGGCGCAGAACAACACGGCGCTGGTGAACGCGGCGCTGGCCGGCCGCGCGCAGGTGCTCGCCGACCAGGGCAAGTGGACGCAGGCCGTGGCCGATGCGGCGCTCGTGCCGGCCACGTTCCGGCACAACGCGATCTTCTCCACCAACACCTCGCGCGAAAACCTCGATCTGGCCACCCAGACGATCAATCGTCGCGAAGTGACGGTGTGGAACACCGTGTGGGTCGCCGACCGTGACGCGCGCGTGCCGTACGACACGGTGCGTACCGGCACGGCGCTCACGCGTGGGCAGGACGGCACCACGATCTTCTTCCGGCAGCGCAAGTACAACACGCTCGGCGATCCGGTCGCGCTCGCGCGCGGCACCGAGATGCTGCTGATCCGTGCCGAAGCGGCGCTCCGGGCGAACGATGTCGCGGGGGCGATGACGTTGATCAACCAGGAGCGCGCGGTCTCGTCGCTCCCGGCGCTCACCGCCACGACGGTCGATGCCGCGTATCAGATCCTGATGCGTGAGCGTGGCGCCGTCCTCTGGCTCGAAGGGCGTCGCCTGTTCGACCTCCGCCGCTGGCTGGCGGAAGGGAAGAACAACGCGCTCCAGGGACGCAGCACCTGCATCCCGATCAGCCAGGAAGAGGTCGGTTCGAACCCGAACCTGCGGTAA
- the queD gene encoding 6-carboxytetrahydropterin synthase QueD — translation MVEIYKQFTVEAAHRLPNVPEGHKCARLHGHSFGIEIRVKGPLDPTLGWVVDFADIKRVFQPIYDQLDHHYLNDIPGLENPTSERLAVWIWERLQPLLPGLSAVIVRETCTSGCEYRG, via the coding sequence ATGGTCGAGATCTACAAGCAGTTCACCGTCGAAGCGGCCCACCGGCTTCCGAACGTGCCGGAGGGGCACAAGTGCGCGCGGCTGCACGGGCACTCGTTCGGCATTGAGATCCGCGTGAAGGGGCCACTCGATCCCACCCTGGGGTGGGTGGTGGATTTCGCCGACATCAAGCGCGTGTTCCAGCCGATCTATGATCAGCTCGACCACCACTATCTGAACGACATTCCCGGGCTCGAGAACCCCACCAGCGAGCGGCTGGCGGTGTGGATCTGGGAGCGGCTGCAGCCGCTGCTTCCGGGGCTCAGCGCGGTGATCGTGCGCGAGACGTGCACCTCGGGGTGTGAGTACCGCGGGTAA
- a CDS encoding alpha/beta fold hydrolase, with the protein MTQARFPRAATVCHTGACTFALALSLAACTTATSSAPSTPTPAPNPRDGIPVLMPSPRTVVYGGYDPQAAPALRVRSGDIVEIGTVSTCGTRLLQPGLDSGTIEPAIRAIQAAARDSVIKRGPGGHVLTGPVYVEGAEPGDVLEVRIQRIDLAIPYACNSFGPRSGFIPEEFPGQSKSRIVPLDTKRMIGHFSDSLGIEIPLRPFFGSIGVAPPPAKGRINSAPPGTHAGNLDNKEMVAGTTLYIPVNVPGALLLAGDGHAAQGDGEVDITALETALRGRFQLVVRKDLKQTWPRGETPTHWIAMGADSNLTIATKIAVKEAITLLGDVYHLSREDAYMLVSTGCDVRITQLVDGTMGAHVMIPKALFTKPVAPRGATAPSREGYVRTADGARLFYRVEGSGRDTVIAIHGGPGMDQESFRGDFGPLTAKHVVIFYDQRGGGRSTLPTDSTQLTATVAIADLDAVRAHFGLAKATLVAHSYGPLLAASYALAHPDRVARLVLMGPVPPYRADFWDRFGKNVAVHMDAAMQAQTSAANRRLMTATNGDSIRAACRDLWKVNLVPRVAEPSYVSTRIKADICSSDPQGIQFGLRTANRVIMNSYGNWDLRPALRSLTVPVLILHGQAEAIPMDMVEAWATSLPNARLVKVAGAAHMLYAEQPDRVWPEVERFLAAGR; encoded by the coding sequence ATGACTCAAGCACGCTTCCCCCGCGCCGCCACCGTGTGCCACACGGGCGCATGCACGTTCGCCCTCGCGCTTTCGCTGGCAGCCTGCACCACGGCCACGTCTTCCGCGCCGTCCACACCAACGCCGGCCCCCAATCCCCGCGATGGCATCCCGGTGCTGATGCCCTCGCCACGCACCGTGGTGTACGGCGGCTACGATCCGCAGGCCGCCCCGGCGCTCCGCGTGCGATCGGGCGACATCGTGGAGATCGGCACCGTCAGCACCTGCGGCACGCGTCTCCTGCAACCGGGACTCGACAGCGGCACGATCGAGCCGGCCATCCGCGCCATTCAGGCGGCGGCGCGCGATTCGGTGATCAAGCGCGGACCGGGCGGCCATGTGCTCACCGGTCCGGTGTACGTCGAGGGCGCCGAGCCGGGAGACGTGCTCGAAGTGCGCATCCAGCGCATCGATCTCGCCATCCCGTATGCCTGCAACTCCTTCGGGCCGCGCAGCGGCTTCATTCCCGAGGAGTTTCCGGGGCAGTCGAAGTCGCGCATCGTGCCGCTCGACACCAAGCGCATGATCGGCCACTTCTCCGATTCGCTCGGCATCGAGATTCCGCTGCGGCCGTTCTTCGGCAGCATCGGCGTGGCGCCACCACCGGCCAAGGGGCGCATCAACAGTGCGCCGCCGGGCACCCATGCCGGTAATCTCGACAACAAGGAAATGGTCGCCGGCACTACGCTCTACATCCCGGTGAATGTGCCGGGCGCGCTGCTGCTTGCGGGTGACGGCCACGCGGCGCAAGGCGACGGCGAAGTGGACATCACCGCACTCGAGACCGCGTTGCGCGGCCGATTTCAGCTCGTGGTGCGCAAGGATCTCAAGCAGACCTGGCCGCGCGGGGAAACGCCCACGCACTGGATCGCGATGGGGGCCGACAGCAATCTCACCATCGCCACCAAGATCGCGGTCAAGGAAGCCATCACGCTGCTGGGTGATGTCTACCATCTCTCGCGCGAAGACGCGTACATGCTCGTGAGCACCGGCTGCGATGTCCGCATCACGCAGCTGGTGGACGGCACGATGGGCGCACATGTGATGATTCCGAAGGCGCTCTTCACGAAGCCCGTCGCGCCCCGTGGCGCGACCGCGCCGAGCCGCGAAGGGTATGTGCGCACCGCCGATGGCGCGCGGCTGTTCTATCGCGTCGAAGGGAGCGGACGCGATACGGTCATCGCCATTCACGGCGGCCCGGGGATGGATCAGGAAAGCTTCCGCGGCGACTTCGGGCCACTGACTGCGAAGCATGTCGTGATCTTCTACGATCAGCGCGGCGGCGGACGCTCCACGTTGCCGACGGATTCCACGCAGCTCACCGCCACGGTGGCGATCGCCGACCTCGACGCCGTGCGCGCCCACTTTGGTCTCGCGAAAGCCACGCTCGTGGCGCATTCGTACGGCCCACTGCTCGCGGCCAGCTACGCGCTCGCCCATCCGGATCGCGTGGCGCGCCTGGTGCTCATGGGGCCGGTGCCGCCTTATCGCGCCGACTTCTGGGATCGGTTTGGCAAGAACGTCGCCGTCCACATGGACGCGGCCATGCAAGCGCAGACGAGCGCCGCGAATCGGCGCCTCATGACCGCCACCAATGGCGACAGCATCCGCGCCGCCTGCCGCGATCTCTGGAAGGTGAATCTCGTCCCGCGGGTAGCCGAGCCCTCGTACGTGAGCACGCGCATCAAGGCCGATATCTGCAGCTCCGATCCGCAGGGCATTCAGTTCGGCCTCCGCACCGCCAACCGCGTCATCATGAACTCCTACGGCAACTGGGACCTGCGCCCCGCCCTGCGGTCGCTGACGGTGCCGGTGCTCATCCTGCACGGCCAGGCCGAAGCGATCCCGATGGACATGGTGGAAGCGTGGGCCACATCGCTCCCCAATGCGCGACTCGTGAAGGTGGCCGGCGCGGCGCACATGCTCTACGCCGAGCAACCCGATCGCGTGTGGCCGGAAGTGGAGCGCTTTCTGGCGGCGGGGCGCTAG
- a CDS encoding alpha/beta hydrolase, which yields MPHNLRHATVTHRGCPLHYVVRGDTHTNTVLLLQCVGAQGEAWRPQAEFLAQTYRTITVDNRGMAQSVPASAPITVAQMAEDARVILDAEGITRAHVVGHSLGGPVAMQLALDAPDRVASLALLCTFANGRAAAPLTWRMLSLGARTRIGSRASRRRAFLGLIAPPGRIDEFAARADRLAELFGHDLADQPAIANAQLAAMRACDLTVRLRELSGRPVLVASAAWDPIAPPALGRALAAAIPGATYREVVDASHGWPLTHVDEVNALLSAHVERGARG from the coding sequence ATGCCACACAACCTGCGCCACGCCACGGTAACCCATCGCGGCTGTCCGCTGCACTACGTGGTGCGTGGCGACACGCACACGAACACCGTGCTGCTGCTGCAGTGTGTGGGCGCCCAGGGCGAGGCGTGGCGACCGCAGGCCGAGTTTCTCGCGCAGACGTATCGCACGATCACCGTGGATAATCGCGGCATGGCGCAGAGCGTCCCGGCATCAGCGCCGATCACGGTGGCGCAGATGGCCGAAGACGCGCGCGTGATCCTCGACGCCGAGGGGATCACGCGCGCTCATGTCGTGGGGCACTCGCTCGGCGGACCGGTCGCCATGCAGCTCGCGCTCGACGCGCCCGACCGCGTGGCGAGCCTGGCGCTGCTCTGCACCTTTGCGAATGGGCGCGCAGCGGCGCCGCTCACGTGGCGCATGCTGTCGCTAGGCGCTCGCACCCGCATCGGCTCGCGCGCGAGTCGCCGTCGCGCCTTCCTCGGGCTCATCGCGCCCCCGGGTCGGATCGACGAGTTCGCGGCGCGCGCCGACCGGCTCGCCGAGCTGTTCGGTCATGATCTCGCGGATCAGCCGGCCATCGCCAATGCGCAGCTGGCCGCGATGCGGGCCTGTGATCTCACCGTCCGCCTGCGCGAGTTGAGCGGTCGGCCGGTACTCGTCGCCAGTGCCGCGTGGGATCCCATCGCGCCACCGGCACTGGGGCGCGCGCTCGCGGCGGCGATCCCCGGCGCGACCTATCGCGAGGTGGTTGACGCGTCGCACGGCTGGCCGCTCACGCACGTCGACGAGGTGAACGCCCTGCTGAGCGCCCACGTCGAACGCGGCGCGCGCGGTTAA